From a region of the Triticum aestivum cultivar Chinese Spring chromosome 7D, IWGSC CS RefSeq v2.1, whole genome shotgun sequence genome:
- the LOC123164711 gene encoding senescence/dehydration-associated protein At3g51250 — translation MASYTRPNPANPSSPAPSAPPLYPSLTMADLAPPEIPRSPVSPDAPAPSDDVLLRAPGAQLHLVDRRRSHPLAAGELSLHRIRAGDTSLAAIAALGPVQWPLARDVAAVKLDPRHYSFSFAVPASPDDPAPDPLHYGLTLSVPDPRLDALLGAYTRFSAHSVAGSEGLAGGVRGEVEAAAYWTAVAPNVEEYGSAVARAIASGAENVAKGILWCGVMTVDRLRWGQEVLRKRIQPGDTEAEVSPEMLRRIKRAKKVTKMSEKVATGILSGVVKVTSYVTSSLVNSKAGKKFFSLLPGEVVLASLDGFGKISDAVEVAGKDVLSTSSTVTTGLVSHKYGEKAAAATNEGLDAAGHAIGTAWAVFKLRQALNPKSVLKPTSLAKSTVKAGAAELRAKSSSKSK, via the exons ATGGCCTCCTACACCCGCCCGAACCCCGCCAACCCTAGTAGCCCGGCCCCGTCGGCGCCGCCGCTCTACCCGTCGCTCACCATGGCCGACCTCGCGCCGCCCGAGATCCCGCGGTCCCCGGTCTCCCCCGACGCGCCGGCGCCATCGGACGACGTGCTGCTGCGCGCCCCCGGCGCGCAGCTCCACCTCGTCGACCGCCGCCGCAGCCACCCGCTGGCCGCCGGCGAGCTCTCCCTCCACCGCATCCGCGCCGGCGACACCTCCCTGGCCGCCATCGCGGCGCTCGGCCCCGTCCAGTGGCCGCTCGCCCGCGACGTCGCCGCCGTCAAGCTCGACCCGCGCCACTACTCCTTCTCCTTCGCCGTCCCCGCCTCCCCCGACGACCCGGCCCCCGACCCGCTCCACTACGGCCTCACGCTCTCCGTCCCCGACCCGCGCCTCGACGCCCTGCTCGGCGCCTACACCAGGTTCTCCGCCCACTCCGTGGCCGGCAGCGAGGGGCTCGCCGGCGGGGTCCGCGGCGAGGTCGAGGCCGCCGCGTACTGGACCGCCGTCGCGCCCAACGTCGAGGAGTACGGCagcgccgtggccagggccatcgCGTCCGGCGCCGAGAACGTGGCCAAGGGGATCCTGTGGTGCGGGGTGATGACCGTCGACCGGCTCCGGTGGGGGCAGGAGGTGCTCAGGAAGAGGATCCAGCCCGGCGATACCGAGGCCGAGGTCAGCCCGGAGATGCTCCGGCGGATCAAAAG GGCTAAGAAGGTGACAAAAATGTCAGAGAAAGTAGCAACTGGAATACTGTCTGGAGTTGTGAAGGTTACTAGCTATGTTACAAGCTCATTGGTTAACTCAAAAGCTGGCAAGAAGTTTTTCAGCCTATTGCCTGGAGAGGTTGTTCTTGCTTCGCTTGATGGATTTG GCAAGATTTCTGACGCTGTAGAAGTGGCTGGGAAGGATGTGCTATCAACATCGTCAACGGTGACAACCGGTCTGGTATCTCACAA GTACGGAGAGAAAGCTGCTGCGGCGACCAACGAAGGGCTCGATGCGGCAGGCCATGCCATCGGAACGGCGTGGGCCGTGTTCAAGCTCCGGCAAGCATTGAACCCGAAGAGTGTCTTGAAACCCACGTCGCTCGCCAAGTCTACCGTCAAGGCTGGAGCCGCGGAACTCCGGGCGaagagcagcagcaagagcaagtAG